GGGCGGCGGAACCGGATTATCCGTGATGTTGCGCGGTTTGAAAGAGAAGCCGCTGGATATCACGGCCATCGTCACAGTTGCAGATGACGGTGGAAGTTCAGGCATCCTGCGCAATGAGCTACAGATGCCGCCTCCGGGCGACATTCGCAACGTGCTTACGGCACTGGCTGATGTAGAACCATTGCTTTCAGATATGTTGAAGTACCGTTTCAATACAGGCGCGGGGCTTGCAGGCCACAGCTTGGGGAATTTGATTTTGGCTGCAATGACGGATATTTCGGGCGACTTTGTGACCGCAGTGCGGGAGCTTAGCCGCGTGTTTGCCGTTCGAGGTGAGGTTTTACCAGCCGCAGGGCAGGCCGTTGTGTTGCATGCCGAAATGGAAGATGGGACAATTATTACAGGTGAGTCCAAAATCCCTGAGGCGGGAGGACGCATCAAACGTGTTTTCCTTGAACCGGATCACGTGGAGCCGTTGCCAGAGGCAGTAGAGGCCATTCGTCAAGCTGACGCCATTCTGATCGGGCCAGGCAGCCTCTATACAAGCATCCTTCCCAATCTGCTCGTACCTAAGCTTGCAGAGGCTGTGGTAGAGGCTGATGCGGTGAAGATGTTTATCTGTAATGTGATGACACAGCCGGGAGAAACAGATAACTATACGGTAAGTGACCACCTTAAGGCGGTACACGAGCATATAGGTCATCAGCTCTTCGACTATGTTATCGTAAATAATGGTGATATTCCGCTGCAAGTGCAAAATAAGTATGCGGAAAAAGGAGCAAAACCGGTTGTACTGGATATGAATGTACTCGAAAGTGCCGGTTATCAGGTGGTTGCAGATACCCTTGTTCTGTTCAAAACCTATCTGCGTCATGATGCCGACAAGTTAAGTCATCACATCTACCAATTGGTACAAAATTGGATGTTACGGAAGAGGTGAAGTCCCATGTCGTTTGCAGCACAGACCAAAAAAGAGTTAACCATGATCGAGAGCGAACCGTGCTGCGAAAAGGCGGAACTTTCAGCCCTCATCCGTATGCTTGGTGCAGTGCAGTTATCGAATAAAAAAGTGATCTTGGATATTTCGACGGAGAATGCCGCCATTGCAAGACGGGCATACTCTCTGCTTAAAAAGCATTTTCAAGTGCATACGGAATTACTGGTCCGCAAAAAAATGCGGCTGAAAAAGAACAATGTATATATTGTTCGTATTCCAACCATGGTACAGGAGATTCTCAATAGTCTTCATATTGTATCTGAGGGCTTTCTCTTTACCCCAGGGATCAGTACGGAATTGTTTCAGCAAAACTGTTGTAAACGGGCCTATCTTCGCGGTGCATTTCTGGCCGGTGGATCGGTTAATAATCCGGAAGGTTCCTCGTACCATCTGGAGATTGCGTCTATGTATGAAGAGCACTGTCAGGCACTGGTTGACCTGGCCAATGAATTTCATCTGAATGCCCGGTGTATAGAACGGAAAAAAGGATTCATCCTATACATTAAGGAAGGCGAGAAAATCATTGAGCTGCTCAGCATCATTGGTGCTCATCAGGCCTTATTCAAGTTTGAAGATGTACGAATTATGCGTGATATGCGTAACTCCGTTAACCGGATTGTCAATTGTGAGACCGCCAACCTGAACAAAACGATTGGAGCGGCGGTAAGACAAATCGATAATATCAGGTTGTTACAAAAGGAAGTTGGTCTGGAATCGTTGCCTGAGAAACTTCGCGAGGTGGCGGAGGTTCGACTGGCTCATCCAGATATCAATTTGAAAGAAGTAGGCGAACTCCTTAAAGGTACAGTTAGCAAGTCGGGAGTGAACCATCGGCTTCGTAAAATTGATGAGCTGGCTGAGAAAGTACGCACAGAACGTTATGGTTAAGACGGAGTAGGGTAAAGTAACAAGGTCGGCTGTTTCTGCTGAACAGAAAGGCCGGGAAAGTCAACCGTTAAGGACCTAGGGAACTTACTTAGGTCATTGGATGCGCTGTGCAAAAGATGAAATTAGGGCAAGATAACGTCCTCCAAAGCACCCTGAGTTTTTTCTTCTAGTGTCCTGCACGGGTTAATGGTATAATGTTGTATAAATATAATTGTGTATTTAATGTCCAGATTTCATAATAGGGGGTAAGTTTCCATGACAAAGCACCCGGTAGTTGTCCGTTTGAAAACGGGTCTCCATGCCAGACCTGCGGCACTGTTCGTTCAAGAAGCGAATAAGTACTCGTCTGAAGTGTTCGTCGAGAAGGACGACAAAAAAGTTAATGCAAAAAGTATCATGGGGATCATGAGCCTTGCGATTAGCACAGGTACGGAAATCCAGATTAGTGCAGAAGGCGCGGATGCAGAACAGGCTGTAAACGCTTTAGTTAGTCTGGTAAGCAAGGAAGAACTCGAAAACCAATAAGATATGATCAATCTAATGAAGAAGTCCCAAAAGGGGCTTTTTTGTGTTTTTCACGTTTATGCTATCGTCAAGTGCAACATTATGGAATTTGTCCCGTCTGTTAAGGTATCAAATCGTTTAAAGTTTGAGATGTTAACACATAAGGAGGCTATCGTGATGGGTAAACAATGGATGAAACCGTTTGGTGCGGTGCTGGTGGCAAGTACGTTGCTTGTTGGAGGAACAGCATGGGTTGCACCAGGTAACTATGCTTACGCTGCAGAGGTTCAGGGTGTACAACAGAATGTGATTAATGTTGTGGGTAAAGGTGAGATTCAGGTGAAGCCTGATATCGCTTATCTTTCGATTGGTGTGAACAGTACTGCAGAGACAGCTGCATCTGCTCAAAAAGCGAATGCTGCCAAAGTTCAAAAGGTATCCAACTTGCTGAAGAATACGTGGAAGATCAGTGCAGACGACATTCAAACGAGTCAGTTCTCTGTACAACCCAACTATACGTATAGCGAAAAAGACGGACAACAAATTAAAGGATATACAGCGCATCATACGCTGACAGTCACATATCGTGAGATGGATAAGATTGGCGAGTTGCTAGATGCTGCTTCGGGTGCGGGTGCTAACAATATTGAAAACGTGCGCTTTACTGTAGAAAATCCGGAAAGTTATGAATCCCAAGTGATTGAAAAAGCTGTTGCCAATGCAGATGTGAAAGCGGGCGCCATTGCAAAAGCAGTTAAACGTCAACTGGGTGCTGTTCTTTCCGTGAGCCAAGGTGATGCCAATGTGCCTGTATTCTATGCAAGCGAGGCGTTGATGTCCAAAGCACAAGATACAGCAGGTGGTACTGAGATTGAAACAGGCCAGGTTAAAGTAAGTACAATCCTGAATATCACGTATGAAATGAAATAAACAAGATCGAACTAAGGATTGTAAACTCAAGACCCTTTTTAAGTGTCATTTGAAGGGTACAACGAAATAATGACAAAGACTTTGTCCTGTGGACAGAGTCTTTTTTGTTGGAAAAGCAAACTTTGATGAAGTTATATTGAAGGGTACCTTTTTTTAGCAACATGAAATGCTGGTTATTGGTATCTTTTTTGTATAGTTGTTCGTGACAAAAAGGTCATATCCCCTTATATTTTCCTACTGATATTCATCAACATTGTAACTCGAGCTGTAAACCTTTCCGAAATCGGGTTAATTATAATAAAGAGGTGAGCGTATGAGATATGCGATCAGGTCAGGATTACATACGCAATGATCCCTAATTGTGAATTCAGAGAGGAGTTTTATATATGACATCATGGAAAAAATGGACAAGTGCATTGCTTGCAGCAGGAATTATTGTAGGTAGCGGTTCGGTATGGCAGGATAGTTCGGTTCAGGCAGCATCGGTATCCTCAAAAGTGACAACCCCGGCTGAGGTAACTCTGAGATCGGGTGGAAAAACACTGACTCAAAAAGGACTTCTTCAAGGTGGTTCAACTTGGGTATCTCTTACGGCAGTTAAAGATGTGGCAGGTGGAACGCTGAAATATGATGCGAAAACCAAGTCATATACGGTAACAGCAGCCAACAATGCGATGACCGTTAGCCTGATGGATGGACAACCAAACGTTTACATTAACGGTTATTACCCTCAAGTGGACGCAAAGCTGATCAACGGCAGATTATATATCCCATTCTCGGCAATGAGAGATTATCTGGGTGTACAGGGGAATTGGGATGGCAAAACCAAAACTTTGACACTCAGCAAGGTGAAACAAAATAACGTTAAAATTAAAGCGGCAACAGTTAATGCCACTGTGAAAAATGCTGAAGTAGATGTTCAATATCCACAGGTGAGTGGACTTGCCAGCAAAGAAGCTGAAGCAGCGATCAACAAAGTGTTGAAAGACGAAGTGGATGCTTATGTAGCTGACTTCAAGAAACAGACATCTGAATTCGGCGGTGCAACAGCCAACCGTCCATATGCATTTGAGAGCTCTTATGTAGTGACGTACAACGAAAAAGGCGTGCTGGGACTCATTACACAACGATATGAGGATTATGCCGGCGCTCATGGCATGACATACCGTACGGGCCACACCTTTGCACTGGACACAGGCAAGGAGCTTACGTTAGATGATGTGCTTCAAAATAACAAAACCATGCGCGAGACGTTGAGTAAAAAAGTGGGTGAGCAACTGAAAGCCCGCGGTGGATACCTCGACGGTTATAAAGGGTTGAATAAAGATCAAGATTACTATGTGACACCAACGGGTGTAGTTGTGTTCTTCCAGTTGTATGAGTATACGGCGTACGCAGAAGGCTTCCCTGAAATGCCATTTACGTACAAAGAGCTTCTCCCTAAAGGCACAGAACCTTTCAGTAATGTATCTATAACCAAATAAAGAAATCATTATTATGCACTTTTAAGTTATCTTCCTTATAAAATGAAAAAAAAGAAGCCCTCATCATGATTATGATGAGGGCTTCTTTGCGTATGGGCAACACACGAAGTGTTGCTGTTTACGTTAGGTGTTGATTACGTTTAACTCGTAGACCGGGGTCTACGTCACACTTAGATGCCTTGTGATCCTACGTTTTCGATGACTTTATCAATGATACCGTAATCGGCGGCTTCAGCAGCACTCATGAAGTAGTCACGATCTGTATCTTTCTCAATCCGCTCCAGCGGTTGACCTGAACGCTCAGAGATGATGCGGTTCAACGTATCACGCATTTTCAAAATGCGGCGAGCACGGATTTCGATGTCAGAAGCCTGACCTTGTGCACCACCAAGTGGTTGGTGAATCATAATTTCACTGTTTGGTAATGCAAAACGTTTACCTTTTGCACCGGCATTCAACAAGAATGCACCCATGGAAGCCGCCATACCTACACAGATGGTAGATACATCCGGTTTGATGAATTGCATTGTATCGTAAATCGCCATACCGGCTGTAATCGATCCGCCTGGGCTGTTGATGTATAAGTGAATGTCTTTCTCCGGATCTTCCGCAGCCAGGAACAACATCTGTGCCATAATGGCATTAGCCACTACGTCATTAACATCGCTACCAAGGAAAATAATACGATCCTTCAGCAATCTGGAGTAGATGTCGTAGGCGCGCTCACCCCGGTTGCTCTGTTCAACGACCATTGGAATAAAACTCACGTGAAAAACCTCCTTGGAATGTAAAAGTTATTGGTGTTTATACTTAAACTGTTACCGTATTACCCACATAATAAACAATTCCAAACAAAAAGTCAAAGAAAGTCAAACTAACTTGCAAAAAAAAGAAACCTTTCCGGTTTCATTGGTTAAATGGGTTATGAGCTGTTAAATAAAAATGGCGCGCCCGCCAAGAATCGAACTTGGATCTCAGGCTTCGGAGGCCTACGTCATATCCATTGGACCACGGGCGCACATTACTTTGCTACCAATTTATGTAGCTTTCTAAATATATGACAGCAATAATGATTATAGCTCATGAAATATTTAATTGCAAGCAGTTCGTTGTGGTATTGGTTTGGATTAACCTAAAAATGATCATGATGAAGAAAGAGTGGATAAAGAGTGCATTTAAGTAAATGCTATTAGAGGTTTTGGACATGCTGTATGAAATGTGATTCTGAGCGATATGTAGATTGAATTCATTTGTTTCTTCTATATATGGTATGCGTGAGCTAGTCGTAGATCATGGAAGTCTAGGATTGTGAAAATAGGCGCGTACAAACGCTGCATGCGTGTCGAAATAACACGTTGAAACACTTGCATGTCACGTCAGTTTTAGGTAGAATAGACGTGGGACTTAAAAAGTTAACCCGGGACGTTTTAGGGCCACGAAAGAGAGCTTAGAACGAGAACTTGCGGGAGTGGAAAGCATGCGAACGATTTTAGAAGTACAAAAGCAGCTTCTGCCTGATCTCATGGATATCTTGAAAAAGAGGTATACGATTCTGCAACAGATCATGTTATCGGATGTGATCGGACGGAGAACGTTAGCTAATTCCATGCAGATGACCGAGCGGGTTCTGAGGGCTGAGACCGATCTGTTAAAGGCTCAGGGACTTATTGAAATTGACAGTGCAGGAATGAAGATCAGCGAGGCAGGGTATGATTTGCTGCAGCAGTTAGAACCCGTAGCCAAAGAGCTGTTCGGATTATCCGAGCTGGAAGAGCGCATCAAGCAAGCCTACGGTCTGCAAAAGGTAGTTGTGGTTCCTGGTGATTCGGACGTTTCTCCATTTGCCAAAAGGGAACTGGGCAGAGCCGGAGCGAAGGCTCTCGGCAATATCATGAGTGACAACGACGTTGTCGCCGTTACTGGCGGTTCAACAACGGCCGAAGTCGCAGAACAACTAAATCCGCCAACATCGCTAAAAGGTGTCTGGTTCGTACCAGCACGCGGTGGACTTGGAGAAAGCCTTGAAATTCAGGCTAATACGATCGCATCCACAATGGCAAAACGGGTAGGGGCGCAATACAAACTCCTGCATGTACCGGATTTGCTCAGTGACCATGCCTATGAATCATTAATCCAGGACCCTAGTGTTCAGGAGATTCTGCAGCTGATCAGGCAATCACGGATTGTTATTCATGGAATCGGTGATGCCGTAGAGATGGCCAAAAGACGCAAACTTGCGACGGAGATTATAGATGAACTTCAGGAGCAAGGAGCCGTATCTGAATCTTTTGGTTATT
This Paenibacillus xylanexedens DNA region includes the following protein-coding sequences:
- the whiA gene encoding DNA-binding protein WhiA, whose protein sequence is MSFAAQTKKELTMIESEPCCEKAELSALIRMLGAVQLSNKKVILDISTENAAIARRAYSLLKKHFQVHTELLVRKKMRLKKNNVYIVRIPTMVQEILNSLHIVSEGFLFTPGISTELFQQNCCKRAYLRGAFLAGGSVNNPEGSSYHLEIASMYEEHCQALVDLANEFHLNARCIERKKGFILYIKEGEKIIELLSIIGAHQALFKFEDVRIMRDMRNSVNRIVNCETANLNKTIGAAVRQIDNIRLLQKEVGLESLPEKLREVAEVRLAHPDINLKEVGELLKGTVSKSGVNHRLRKIDELAEKVRTERYG
- the clpP gene encoding ATP-dependent Clp endopeptidase proteolytic subunit ClpP encodes the protein MSFIPMVVEQSNRGERAYDIYSRLLKDRIIFLGSDVNDVVANAIMAQMLFLAAEDPEKDIHLYINSPGGSITAGMAIYDTMQFIKPDVSTICVGMAASMGAFLLNAGAKGKRFALPNSEIMIHQPLGGAQGQASDIEIRARRILKMRDTLNRIISERSGQPLERIEKDTDRDYFMSAAEAADYGIIDKVIENVGSQGI
- a CDS encoding SIMPL domain-containing protein, which codes for MGKQWMKPFGAVLVASTLLVGGTAWVAPGNYAYAAEVQGVQQNVINVVGKGEIQVKPDIAYLSIGVNSTAETAASAQKANAAKVQKVSNLLKNTWKISADDIQTSQFSVQPNYTYSEKDGQQIKGYTAHHTLTVTYREMDKIGELLDAASGAGANNIENVRFTVENPESYESQVIEKAVANADVKAGAIAKAVKRQLGAVLSVSQGDANVPVFYASEALMSKAQDTAGGTEIETGQVKVSTILNITYEMK
- a CDS encoding HPr family phosphocarrier protein, translated to MTKHPVVVRLKTGLHARPAALFVQEANKYSSEVFVEKDDKKVNAKSIMGIMSLAISTGTEIQISAEGADAEQAVNALVSLVSKEELENQ
- a CDS encoding sugar-binding transcriptional regulator; translation: MRTILEVQKQLLPDLMDILKKRYTILQQIMLSDVIGRRTLANSMQMTERVLRAETDLLKAQGLIEIDSAGMKISEAGYDLLQQLEPVAKELFGLSELEERIKQAYGLQKVVVVPGDSDVSPFAKRELGRAGAKALGNIMSDNDVVAVTGGSTTAEVAEQLNPPTSLKGVWFVPARGGLGESLEIQANTIASTMAKRVGAQYKLLHVPDLLSDHAYESLIQDPSVQEILQLIRQSRIVIHGIGDAVEMAKRRKLATEIIDELQEQGAVSESFGYYFNDQGKVVHTMLTLGMRLQDIERTDVVIGIAGGKSKAAAIHSVLRFGQEDILIIDEAAAEVIVAEME
- a CDS encoding stalk domain-containing protein; protein product: MTSWKKWTSALLAAGIIVGSGSVWQDSSVQAASVSSKVTTPAEVTLRSGGKTLTQKGLLQGGSTWVSLTAVKDVAGGTLKYDAKTKSYTVTAANNAMTVSLMDGQPNVYINGYYPQVDAKLINGRLYIPFSAMRDYLGVQGNWDGKTKTLTLSKVKQNNVKIKAATVNATVKNAEVDVQYPQVSGLASKEAEAAINKVLKDEVDAYVADFKKQTSEFGGATANRPYAFESSYVVTYNEKGVLGLITQRYEDYAGAHGMTYRTGHTFALDTGKELTLDDVLQNNKTMRETLSKKVGEQLKARGGYLDGYKGLNKDQDYYVTPTGVVVFFQLYEYTAYAEGFPEMPFTYKELLPKGTEPFSNVSITK
- a CDS encoding gluconeogenesis factor YvcK family protein; translated protein: MKEAGPRRERPRIVVMGGGTGLSVMLRGLKEKPLDITAIVTVADDGGSSGILRNELQMPPPGDIRNVLTALADVEPLLSDMLKYRFNTGAGLAGHSLGNLILAAMTDISGDFVTAVRELSRVFAVRGEVLPAAGQAVVLHAEMEDGTIITGESKIPEAGGRIKRVFLEPDHVEPLPEAVEAIRQADAILIGPGSLYTSILPNLLVPKLAEAVVEADAVKMFICNVMTQPGETDNYTVSDHLKAVHEHIGHQLFDYVIVNNGDIPLQVQNKYAEKGAKPVVLDMNVLESAGYQVVADTLVLFKTYLRHDADKLSHHIYQLVQNWMLRKR